One genomic segment of Candidatus Methanoperedens sp. includes these proteins:
- a CDS encoding ACT domain-containing protein: MTKNLVFITVIGKDQKGIIARISNAVFRHNINIEDLNQKIMGGYFVMTMLADMSDSSITIGELKKELAVIETQMDLSIQVQHENIFKAMHRV; this comes from the coding sequence ATGACAAAAAATCTTGTATTCATAACTGTAATTGGCAAAGACCAGAAAGGAATAATCGCCCGTATTTCAAACGCTGTTTTCAGGCATAATATCAATATCGAGGATTTGAACCAGAAAATAATGGGGGGTTACTTTGTGATGACAATGCTTGCCGATATGTCGGATTCCAGTATTACGATCGGAGAATTGAAAAAAGAACTTGCGGTGATAGAGACTCAAATGGACCTTTCTATCCAGGTCCAGCACGAGAATATCTTCAAAGCAATGCACCGGGTGTAA
- a CDS encoding ribbon-helix-helix domain-containing protein, which yields MQRVTLRLPEQQLKMIDMLVEVGEFPSASEAIRTAIRDLIDLRSEKLVGRMKLLEKTQDQTKYADSFLRLKEEKQ from the coding sequence ATGCAAAGAGTCACACTAAGGCTCCCGGAACAGCAATTAAAAATGATCGACATGTTAGTAGAGGTTGGAGAATTTCCGTCCGCAAGCGAAGCAATCAGGACGGCTATAAGGGATCTCATCGATCTGAGAAGCGAAAAATTGGTTGGCAGGATGAAGTTGTTAGAGAAAACGCAAGATCAAACAAAATATGCAGATAGTTTTCTGCGTTTGAAAGAAGAAAAGCAATAA
- the cfbD gene encoding Ni-sirohydrochlorin a,c-diamide reductive cyclase catalytic subunit — MPVREKEPLIMHPRPSSIVAALYTLRDLDTDVVILHGPPGCSFKHARLLEEDGMRVVTTSLDESGFVFGGHDALVEVLQKVIKRFNPKRIGIVGTCASMIIGEELHEAVTEVQPDVPVIEVEVHAGYRDNTKGVIIALESALASGIISEAEFERQKLLLKEATNVEKRHGAASQEYLEPSRGDLKFKVAGRLLELIKQGKNGLNILNAKKETAFMFADINLAVTQVAKKFGSNSSIINMANLDENLGLPKNRRNAREIREELTQKGFEIHHIIGGLDEYPIAGDTASRIIGEKYSDFDFAVITGVPHALPMENIKNMELFSITNGPRQVVPLKEMGHKHVVVEVDLHPKTLGVNHIVESEFGATLREMAKSD; from the coding sequence ATGCCAGTAAGAGAGAAAGAACCCCTGATAATGCATCCGCGCCCCAGCTCGATCGTTGCCGCATTATACACCTTGAGAGACCTTGATACCGATGTTGTTATCCTGCATGGCCCTCCCGGATGCAGTTTCAAGCATGCACGCCTGCTTGAGGAGGATGGCATGAGGGTTGTCACAACATCGCTCGATGAATCTGGGTTCGTATTCGGCGGGCACGATGCACTTGTTGAAGTGCTTCAAAAGGTCATCAAACGGTTCAATCCAAAACGTATTGGCATCGTGGGAACGTGCGCGAGCATGATCATAGGTGAGGAATTACATGAAGCCGTGACGGAAGTCCAGCCAGATGTTCCAGTCATTGAAGTCGAAGTCCATGCGGGCTACAGGGACAATACAAAAGGAGTCATCATCGCGCTTGAATCAGCCCTTGCCTCTGGAATAATAAGCGAAGCGGAATTCGAAAGGCAAAAATTACTCCTGAAGGAAGCAACCAATGTCGAAAAGCGCCATGGAGCCGCAAGCCAGGAGTATCTGGAACCCAGCAGGGGGGATTTGAAATTTAAAGTTGCGGGAAGATTGCTTGAGCTTATAAAACAGGGTAAGAACGGACTCAACATCCTCAACGCGAAGAAAGAGACCGCGTTCATGTTCGCTGACATCAATCTCGCTGTCACTCAGGTAGCAAAGAAATTCGGTTCAAACTCAAGTATCATAAATATGGCAAACCTTGATGAGAACCTGGGGCTTCCCAAGAACAGAAGAAATGCACGCGAAATCAGAGAAGAATTAACGCAGAAAGGCTTTGAAATCCACCACATAATAGGAGGACTGGACGAGTACCCCATAGCGGGGGATACAGCCAGCCGGATAATAGGTGAAAAATACTCCGATTTCGATTTTGCGGTAATAACTGGTGTGCCGCATGCGCTTCCCATGGAAAACATAAAGAACATGGAGTTATTCTCCATCACCAACGGACCGCGGCAGGTTGTGCCTTTAAAAGAGATGGGGCATAAGCACGTGGTGGTGGAAGTCGACCTGCATCCAAAGACGCTGGGTGTGAACCACATCGTGGAGTCAGAATTCGGCGCCACGCTTCGGGAGATGGCGAAAAGTGATTGA
- the ftsZ gene encoding cell division protein FtsZ has protein sequence MESFVQDALKMAEKEQQLKRAATGAAEDVDDFGTPKIVVVGCGGGGNNTVNRLYNIGIAGADTIAINTDKIHLDITQADKKILIGKSITRGLGAGGFPEIGKRAAELARGTLEEVLKNANLVFVTAGMGGGTGTGVAPVVAQIAKDQGAIVIGMVTSPFRVERARMVKAEEGLDDLRNCADTVIVLDNNRLLDYVPNLPIDQAFSVMDQLISETVKGIAETITQPSLINLDYADVRAIMKGGGLAVMLVGEAKGQDKANEVVRAALNHPLLDVDTTGATGCLLHITGGPDMSLHEAEQIASSLTYELDSHANVIWGARVRKDYESKVRCMAIMTGIKSAQIMGPSEQRNASRNSSPAVEERIRVPAGRATKGSIIDQIM, from the coding sequence ATGGAATCATTTGTACAAGATGCCTTAAAAATGGCAGAAAAAGAACAACAGTTGAAAAGAGCAGCAACAGGCGCTGCTGAAGATGTTGACGATTTCGGGACCCCGAAGATCGTCGTGGTCGGATGCGGCGGCGGTGGCAATAATACCGTAAATCGCCTTTACAACATAGGCATTGCCGGCGCAGATACGATCGCCATAAATACCGACAAGATCCACCTTGATATCACCCAGGCAGATAAGAAGATCCTGATAGGCAAGTCGATAACAAGGGGGCTTGGAGCAGGCGGATTCCCGGAGATCGGAAAGAGAGCGGCCGAGCTTGCAAGGGGAACACTTGAGGAAGTTCTCAAGAACGCGAACCTTGTATTCGTTACAGCAGGCATGGGTGGCGGAACAGGAACAGGCGTAGCACCGGTTGTTGCCCAGATCGCAAAAGACCAGGGCGCGATCGTGATCGGAATGGTTACAAGCCCGTTCAGGGTCGAGCGTGCAAGAATGGTCAAAGCGGAAGAAGGGCTTGATGACCTGAGGAACTGTGCGGACACCGTTATCGTACTTGACAATAACAGACTGCTTGACTATGTTCCAAATCTCCCGATCGACCAGGCATTTTCGGTAATGGACCAGTTGATATCGGAGACCGTTAAGGGTATAGCCGAAACAATAACCCAGCCTTCATTGATCAACCTTGACTACGCTGATGTCAGGGCCATAATGAAGGGCGGAGGCCTTGCGGTAATGCTTGTCGGAGAAGCAAAGGGCCAGGATAAGGCGAACGAGGTCGTAAGAGCGGCATTGAATCATCCGCTGCTTGACGTGGATACAACGGGTGCAACAGGGTGCCTGCTACATATCACAGGCGGACCTGACATGTCTCTCCACGAGGCAGAGCAGATCGCTTCCTCATTAACCTATGAACTTGACTCCCATGCAAACGTGATCTGGGGTGCAAGGGTAAGGAAGGATTACGAGAGCAAAGTCCGCTGCATGGCAATAATGACCGGTATAAAGTCAGCGCAAATAATGGGACCGAGCGAGCAGAGAAATGCTTCAAGGAACAGTTCCCCGGCAGTTGAGGAAAGAATAAGAGTTCCAGCTGGCAGGGCAACAAAAGGTTCGATAATTGATCAAATAATGTGA
- the cfbC gene encoding Ni-sirohydrochlorin a,c-diamide reductive cyclase ATP-dependent reductase subunit gives MPKQIAIYGKGGIGKSSTASNVAAACADDGYRVTIIGCDPKSDSSITLLRGERIPTIMDLMRQGEEITEKDIVFNGYKGVKCIEIGGPEPGIGCAGRGIIVAIALLRKISKAIEDTDLVIYDVPGDIVCGGFVAPVKKGLVNEAYVLTSGEYMPLYAANNICKGLSRLEMTLNGVICNSRGAPNEENIVSEFAKEIGSSLLAFIPKDVLVQTCEREGFSVIEKAPDSNIAGVYRKLARSIMAKRDGKIPVPLDDKRLRQLTRI, from the coding sequence ATGCCTAAGCAAATTGCCATCTATGGAAAAGGAGGCATCGGAAAGTCAAGTACAGCATCAAATGTGGCTGCGGCCTGTGCTGACGATGGGTACCGCGTAACCATAATCGGATGTGACCCGAAAAGCGACTCTTCCATTACATTATTGCGCGGAGAGCGCATCCCCACGATCATGGACCTGATGAGGCAGGGCGAGGAAATCACCGAAAAGGACATCGTATTCAACGGGTATAAAGGTGTAAAGTGTATAGAGATTGGCGGACCGGAACCCGGGATAGGGTGTGCAGGGAGAGGCATAATCGTGGCAATAGCATTACTTCGGAAAATCTCAAAAGCCATCGAGGATACGGACCTTGTGATATATGACGTGCCGGGTGATATCGTGTGCGGGGGTTTTGTAGCTCCTGTCAAGAAAGGTCTGGTGAACGAGGCATACGTTCTGACCTCAGGCGAATACATGCCGCTGTATGCTGCCAATAATATCTGCAAAGGGCTTTCACGTCTCGAAATGACTCTTAATGGAGTGATCTGCAACTCCCGGGGGGCGCCTAATGAAGAAAATATAGTCAGCGAGTTCGCAAAGGAAATAGGAAGCAGCTTGCTTGCATTTATCCCAAAGGATGTTCTTGTACAAACATGCGAGAGAGAAGGTTTTTCAGTTATTGAAAAAGCGCCCGATTCCAATATAGCAGGCGTTTACAGGAAACTTGCGCGCAGTATAATGGCGAAAAGAGATGGGAAAATCCCTGTGCCGCTGGATGATAAAAGATTAAGACAACTTACGAGAATTTAA
- the cfbB gene encoding Ni-sirohydrochlorin a,c-diamide synthase gives MTDAIDIPRILIAGDRSSAGKTTISTGIMSVLRDMGYTVQPFKVGLDFIDPSYHTEVTGRYSRNIDGYLMTEEAVCEVFSHAVEGADIAVIEGVRGLFEGLEATSDTGSTAQIAKILECPVILVINARSITRSTAALVSGYKSFDPNVNIVGVILNNIGSDRHGEKARTAIEYYTGTPVIGVIPRNDSMRISMRHLGLIPAMEGRRRLADFDENLGRIKAIIKEGIDINRLISLAGSVQPLKKPAENIFKSYSTENNIRIGVALDEAFNFYYRDNLELLELAGAELVYFSPVNDRSIPEVDGIYIGGGYPELFARELEDNTPMREAIKQFSSDGMPLYAECGGLMYLTHEIQTGVSGAGNYHMAEMEEGTFAMVGAIPGRTLMGHKRVVSYNVGSFVKNNVIGKAGASFIGHEFHHSEIVDLPEDTDFAIRLERGTGIKGDLDGILVKNTLAAYAHLHAASYTKFARTFVDFCVQRFKY, from the coding sequence ATGACCGATGCAATAGATATTCCCCGTATCCTCATAGCAGGAGATCGCTCTTCAGCCGGGAAAACCACAATTTCTACAGGCATAATGTCAGTACTTCGCGATATGGGATACACAGTGCAGCCGTTCAAGGTCGGATTGGATTTTATTGATCCCAGCTATCATACCGAAGTAACAGGCAGGTATTCCCGCAACATTGATGGATATCTGATGACGGAGGAAGCGGTATGCGAGGTATTTTCCCATGCTGTGGAAGGCGCGGATATTGCGGTTATTGAGGGCGTGCGAGGCCTTTTTGAAGGTCTTGAAGCCACAAGCGATACAGGGAGTACTGCCCAGATCGCCAAAATATTAGAATGCCCCGTCATTCTGGTCATTAATGCCAGAAGCATTACACGGAGCACAGCAGCCCTTGTCTCCGGATACAAATCATTTGATCCGAACGTGAACATTGTAGGCGTGATCCTGAACAATATCGGAAGTGATCGACATGGAGAAAAAGCCAGGACTGCTATTGAATATTACACCGGTACACCGGTCATAGGTGTAATTCCAAGAAACGACTCCATGAGGATCTCGATGCGACATCTCGGGCTGATTCCTGCAATGGAGGGAAGGCGAAGACTTGCTGATTTTGATGAGAATCTTGGTCGGATCAAGGCGATCATTAAAGAGGGCATCGATATCAACAGGCTGATATCCCTTGCAGGCTCCGTACAACCTCTAAAGAAGCCTGCGGAGAATATTTTCAAATCATATTCCACTGAAAACAATATAAGGATCGGGGTGGCATTGGACGAAGCTTTCAATTTCTATTACCGTGATAATCTCGAATTGCTTGAGCTTGCAGGTGCCGAACTTGTTTATTTCAGCCCTGTGAACGACCGTTCTATCCCCGAGGTCGACGGCATTTATATCGGCGGCGGCTATCCAGAACTCTTCGCCAGGGAACTTGAGGACAATACCCCTATGCGCGAAGCCATCAAACAGTTTTCATCCGATGGCATGCCTTTATATGCCGAATGTGGTGGCCTCATGTATTTGACGCACGAGATTCAAACCGGAGTCTCTGGTGCCGGCAATTATCATATGGCTGAAATGGAGGAAGGAACCTTTGCGATGGTCGGTGCGATCCCGGGAAGGACATTGATGGGGCACAAAAGGGTTGTGAGCTACAATGTCGGCAGCTTTGTAAAGAATAATGTTATAGGAAAAGCGGGCGCCTCTTTTATCGGGCATGAATTCCATCATTCCGAGATAGTTGATCTTCCTGAAGATACAGATTTTGCTATCAGACTTGAGCGTGGAACAGGGATAAAGGGGGATCTCGATGGCATACTTGTGAAGAACACGCTTGCTGCGTACGCACATCTGCATGCTGCTTCATACACGAAGTTTGCGAGAACGTTTGTGGATTTTTGTGTACAAAGATTTAAGTATTGA
- a CDS encoding GxxExxY protein, whose amino-acid sequence MLHAEITDKIISAFYKVYNTLGYGFLEKVYENAINIEIKNMGLCTSQQRSIKVYYENQEVGNYFADIVVNDQIIIEIKAAESLRDEHKAQLINYLKATDKEVGMLLNFGKKAEFKRTIFTNDRKIWNIDKKICENPSNPCHPCSIEVRGVDE is encoded by the coding sequence ATGCTCCATGCTGAAATAACCGACAAAATTATAAGTGCATTTTACAAAGTCTATAACACGTTGGGTTATGGCTTTTTGGAAAAAGTTTATGAAAATGCCATTAACATTGAGATAAAGAATATGGGGTTATGCACTTCACAACAGAGAAGTATAAAAGTTTACTACGAAAATCAGGAAGTTGGTAATTATTTTGCGGATATTGTTGTAAATGACCAGATCATCATAGAAATCAAAGCTGCTGAGAGTTTAAGGGATGAGCATAAAGCTCAGTTGATCAATTATCTAAAAGCAACAGATAAAGAAGTTGGAATGTTGTTGAATTTTGGTAAAAAAGCAGAATTCAAAAGAACAATATTTACGAATGATAGAAAAATCTGGAACATAGATAAAAAAATCTGTGAAAATCCGTCAAATCCGTGTCATCCGTGTTCCATTGAGGTGCGTGGGGTCGATGAATAG
- a CDS encoding CPBP family intramembrane metalloprotease codes for MGLLVFNLVAVSNPVSIYIIYVIIILAVIYLNSNISWRGNVASGLLIGTSLIGIVFGIEILADWVKIEGFDLNLYLLSSYFILQIIVALGEEISFRGYMLPNIISETGTRAGIFLSSLMFSTIHIPSIIYYGLDTSRGIVAFSVIGLLGAIAAIIYLKYGLMSAVGFHFAWNFLQYNIFTLSDIHIGLIKSRYIEPSILTGGNYGPEAGILGLIVVFFAFGLLINKVPKS; via the coding sequence ATGGGATTGTTGGTTTTTAACCTGGTTGCAGTATCTAATCCCGTTTCCATATATATCATATATGTAATAATTATTTTAGCTGTTATTTATTTAAATAGCAATATCTCATGGAGAGGAAATGTTGCTTCCGGATTATTAATAGGGACCTCCTTGATTGGAATAGTGTTTGGAATCGAAATTCTTGCTGATTGGGTCAAAATTGAAGGATTTGATCTAAATCTTTATCTACTTTCTTCGTATTTTATTCTCCAGATAATCGTTGCCCTGGGGGAAGAAATCTCCTTTAGAGGTTATATGCTTCCGAACATTATCTCCGAAACCGGGACCCGGGCAGGTATTTTCCTTTCTTCTTTAATGTTTTCCACCATTCACATACCTTCCATAATTTACTATGGCCTGGATACGTCAAGGGGAATCGTGGCATTTTCCGTTATTGGGTTACTCGGAGCTATCGCTGCGATAATCTATTTAAAATATGGACTCATGTCTGCAGTAGGGTTTCATTTCGCATGGAACTTCCTGCAATATAATATCTTTACCCTTTCAGATATACATATTGGATTAATAAAATCAAGATACATAGAGCCCAGCATACTCACTGGAGGCAATTATGGGCCTGAGGCCGGGATACTGGGTTTAATCGTGGTGTTTTTTGCTTTCGGTTTACTAATTAATAAAGTCCCGAAATCATGA
- a CDS encoding patatin-like phospholipase family protein — protein MKKIAIACQGGGSHTAFTAGVLKRILKENKKMYDIVALSGTSGGAICALLTWYGLLTGGNDKAAKLLDSFWKDISANTFGDMLLNEWFVGTSRMQNEGYAIPQISPYLYPPFAQEYMRSLLEKNVEFEKIKTFTDPQPELLVGAVDVLSGDFNVFKNSRITSDVILASAAIPTFLRAVPVDKYLFDWNKIPGADDEKLMEFLKQDFNIEWTENAKIEKTDNGNIVKVYKGTKSLLWELNDKKTIVYLKIDKNKTYEFIVKMQNEEMNIVKKSEYWDGLFSQNPPVRDFISGIDEKPDEIWVIQINPRMNKKLPESIEAIGHRRNELAGNISLYQELFFIEKVNEWIDKGYFEGTKAKYKPIQVRFIKMLRELDLETKLDRRPEFIEEMKSYGEKQAEEFLRQPAKRHMERLRNLVVQ, from the coding sequence ATGAAAAAAATTGCCATCGCATGCCAGGGCGGTGGAAGCCATACGGCTTTTACAGCTGGCGTGCTGAAAAGAATTCTAAAAGAAAACAAAAAAATGTACGACATTGTAGCTCTTAGCGGTACATCAGGTGGTGCTATCTGTGCTCTGCTGACCTGGTATGGTTTATTAACAGGTGGTAATGATAAAGCGGCCAAATTGCTGGATTCCTTCTGGAAAGATATTTCTGCCAATACATTTGGAGATATGCTCTTAAACGAATGGTTCGTCGGGACATCTCGCATGCAAAATGAAGGTTATGCAATACCTCAGATCAGCCCATATCTGTATCCCCCATTTGCGCAGGAGTATATGAGATCCCTTCTTGAAAAAAATGTAGAATTTGAAAAAATTAAGACATTTACTGATCCTCAACCTGAATTGCTTGTTGGAGCGGTTGATGTTCTTTCTGGTGATTTCAATGTTTTCAAGAATAGCAGGATTACTTCTGATGTAATTTTAGCTTCAGCGGCAATACCAACTTTCTTACGGGCTGTGCCAGTTGATAAATATCTATTTGACTGGAATAAAATTCCAGGCGCTGATGATGAAAAGCTCATGGAATTTCTAAAACAAGATTTCAATATTGAATGGACTGAAAATGCAAAAATTGAAAAAACCGATAATGGTAATATCGTAAAAGTTTATAAAGGAACAAAATCTCTTTTATGGGAACTTAACGATAAAAAAACCATTGTATATTTAAAAATCGATAAAAATAAAACGTATGAGTTTATCGTGAAGATGCAAAATGAAGAGATGAACATAGTCAAAAAAAGTGAGTATTGGGACGGCTTGTTTTCCCAGAATCCTCCCGTAAGAGATTTTATTTCTGGTATTGATGAAAAACCTGACGAGATATGGGTGATACAGATCAATCCAAGAATGAATAAGAAATTGCCAGAGTCGATAGAAGCTATCGGCCATAGGCGAAATGAGCTTGCCGGAAATATTTCATTGTATCAGGAATTATTCTTTATAGAAAAAGTCAATGAATGGATAGATAAAGGATATTTTGAAGGAACCAAAGCAAAATATAAACCTATTCAGGTGAGATTTATCAAGATGCTTCGCGAACTGGATCTCGAAACAAAGCTTGATCGCCGTCCGGAATTCATAGAAGAAATGAAGAGCTACGGTGAAAAACAGGCCGAGGAATTTTTGAGACAGCCAGCCAAGCGCCATATGGAACGATTACGCAACCTTGTGGTTCAATGA
- a CDS encoding twin-arginine translocase TatA/TatE family subunit: MIGTSELILILIVALFLFGPNKLPELARSLGKAAGEFKKAQMETEHELKRLDSSINDRDTKIHNLAIEMGLDAQNKTAEQLIEEIRAKIRSNEGLKSNENLKSVEGSKPSGI, translated from the coding sequence ATGATAGGAACATCAGAGTTGATATTGATTTTGATCGTTGCATTGTTCTTATTCGGGCCAAACAAACTCCCGGAATTGGCACGCTCTCTTGGTAAAGCCGCCGGGGAATTCAAGAAGGCCCAGATGGAAACCGAACATGAACTTAAACGATTGGATTCGTCAATTAATGACAGAGATACAAAGATCCATAATCTTGCGATAGAAATGGGTCTGGATGCACAGAATAAGACAGCTGAACAGTTGATAGAAGAAATACGCGCAAAAATCAGGTCTAACGAAGGATTAAAATCAAATGAAAATCTGAAATCCGTCGAAGGATCAAAACCCTCAGGTATATAA
- the larB gene encoding nickel pincer cofactor biosynthesis protein LarB, producing the protein MDLYDTLKKLKNNEMSIEEAERQLRITGLEHLSNIAKIDVHRAKRTGIPEAIIADCKTGEEVVNIARILLKNEGRVIITRVCDENYTALGSLANELGVEIRCEERARMAVLGRPAIKTGGKVGVISAGTADIPVAEEARVIAEEMGCSVTTIYDVGVAGIHRLFPELTKLIEAGVDAIVVAAGREGTLPTIVSGLVDIPVIGVPVSTGYGAGGKGEAALLSMLQSCSVLTVVNIDAGFVAGAFAARIANQAVRYRKQME; encoded by the coding sequence ATGGATTTATACGATACTCTAAAAAAATTGAAAAATAACGAGATGAGTATTGAAGAGGCGGAAAGGCAGCTCAGGATAACTGGTTTAGAGCATCTTTCAAATATCGCAAAGATCGATGTCCACCGCGCAAAAAGGACAGGTATCCCTGAAGCCATTATTGCAGACTGCAAAACCGGCGAAGAAGTCGTCAATATTGCGCGTATCCTTTTAAAAAATGAAGGTAGGGTGATTATTACAAGGGTATGCGATGAGAATTATACAGCCCTGGGGTCGCTGGCAAATGAATTGGGTGTTGAGATCAGATGCGAAGAAAGGGCAAGAATGGCAGTCCTGGGCCGCCCAGCCATTAAGACCGGAGGGAAAGTGGGTGTTATTTCTGCGGGTACTGCGGATATACCTGTGGCAGAGGAAGCTAGGGTGATAGCAGAAGAGATGGGTTGTTCTGTCACCACAATATACGATGTCGGGGTAGCGGGAATCCACAGGCTTTTTCCCGAATTGACTAAGCTTATTGAAGCCGGTGTGGATGCTATCGTTGTTGCCGCAGGACGCGAGGGCACCCTTCCCACAATTGTATCCGGGCTTGTGGATATCCCTGTTATCGGGGTTCCTGTGTCGACCGGATACGGCGCAGGGGGAAAAGGAGAGGCTGCGCTTCTTTCGATGCTTCAATCCTGTTCCGTTCTGACTGTGGTGAATATCGACGCGGGTTTTGTGGCTGGAGCGTTCGCGGCAAGGATTGCAAATCAGGCTGTGCGGTATAGAAAACAAATGGAATAG
- a CDS encoding twin-arginine translocase TatA/TatE family subunit, whose product MAIGTPEILLIVLVIIILFGANKIPELARSLGKATGEFKKAQHESELELKDIEKSSKDEKSPKIRQMAKDLGIATEGKSDEQLLDEIKKKMPTVKSNT is encoded by the coding sequence ATGGCTATAGGAACACCCGAAATATTGTTGATCGTTCTTGTCATAATAATCCTTTTTGGAGCTAACAAGATCCCCGAACTTGCAAGATCGCTTGGCAAGGCCACAGGCGAGTTCAAAAAAGCACAACATGAGTCAGAGCTTGAACTCAAGGATATAGAGAAATCAAGTAAAGATGAGAAGTCGCCTAAGATAAGACAGATGGCAAAAGATCTCGGTATAGCTACTGAAGGAAAGAGCGACGAACAGTTGCTTGATGAGATAAAGAAAAAGATGCCAACTGTAAAATCCAATACCTGA
- a CDS encoding DUF22 domain-containing protein, translating into MSEIVNVVSRENGKVSRKKVKASPYEFTIATRAKWEMVIADEDVTIGAGKLERVKVKDIKVQKDMLAMPCAFSHHPIVSVVKVGAKGGPAPVETDRIINTAYVLGQESGEIKKGDLLSVLNLYPIMFTREATKPVQVG; encoded by the coding sequence ATGAGCGAAATAGTAAATGTAGTTTCCCGTGAGAACGGGAAAGTATCTCGGAAAAAAGTCAAAGCATCGCCTTATGAATTTACCATAGCCACAAGGGCAAAATGGGAGATGGTAATCGCGGACGAGGACGTAACCATCGGAGCGGGGAAATTGGAGCGTGTAAAGGTAAAGGATATCAAAGTCCAGAAGGACATGCTTGCGATGCCCTGTGCGTTCAGCCATCATCCAATTGTTTCAGTCGTAAAGGTAGGGGCTAAAGGTGGTCCTGCGCCTGTTGAAACAGACCGAATCATTAATACCGCCTATGTGCTCGGTCAGGAATCTGGCGAGATCAAGAAGGGGGACCTCCTTTCAGTGCTGAACCTTTATCCAATAATGTTCACACGAGAGGCGACCAAACCTGTGCAAGTCGGGTGA
- a CDS encoding DUF1699 family protein: MRIRVVSSKEEINSLGEGEKIIHLAFRPSNKDIFALVQSCPNVKAIHIPSSYIKTISHSTKMFLDMQGISLLEGDVWGHRKDINEYSEIKPEVFDRMQELKGEGLSESAVLDRLGRETRLSKDLLKFLLKEKSKKK, from the coding sequence ATGAGAATAAGAGTTGTGAGTTCAAAAGAGGAGATTAATTCTCTGGGAGAGGGCGAGAAGATCATTCACCTGGCTTTCAGGCCATCAAACAAAGACATTTTTGCATTAGTTCAATCCTGTCCTAATGTGAAAGCAATACATATACCGAGTTCTTATATAAAAACGATATCGCATTCCACCAAGATGTTCCTTGATATGCAGGGCATTTCATTGCTGGAAGGGGATGTCTGGGGGCATAGGAAGGATATTAACGAATATTCCGAGATCAAACCAGAGGTCTTTGACAGGATGCAAGAACTGAAAGGTGAAGGCTTGTCCGAATCTGCTGTTCTCGACAGGCTGGGAAGAGAGACCCGGCTCAGCAAGGATTTATTGAAATTCCTGTTGAAAGAAAAATCCAAAAAGAAATAG